In Tiliqua scincoides isolate rTilSci1 chromosome 1, rTilSci1.hap2, whole genome shotgun sequence, the following are encoded in one genomic region:
- the NT5C1B gene encoding cytosolic 5'-nucleotidase 1B: MSGSSPDKEQPADEASAGKGLPEEEEAAGAELDWEAAKAAYESLASTKRPRPPKPQNAITVAVSSRALFDMVEERKIYEEQGLEKYVEYQQANENVTLKPGPAFSLVKALEQVNSRLRELYPDDEELFDIVLMTNNHAQVGVRLINSINHYGLLIERFCMTGGKTPIGYLKAYLTNLYLSADSEKVQEAIEAGIAAATLFTGNKNVPYDDKQLRVAFDGDAVLFSDESEIIVKEHGLDRFFEHEQINENKPLAQGPLKGFLEDLGRLQKKFYIKNERLDAPIRTYLVTARSAASSGARVLKTLRSWGVQIDEALFLAGAPKGPVLAKIRPHIFFDDQMFHIEGARQLGTIAAHVPYGIGQKYNKSKLKDSSAKN, translated from the exons ATGAGCGGCTCCAGCCCAGACAAAGAGCAGCCCGCCGACGAGGCCAGCGCCGGGAAGGGGCTTCCCGAGGAGGAGGAAGCCGCGGGGGCTGAGCTGGACTGGGAGGCGGCGAAGGCTGCCTACGAGAGCCTCGCCAGCACCAAGAGACCTCGACCC CCAAAACCCCAAAATGCCATCACCGTGGCCGTGTCCTCCAGGGCTCTCTTTGATATGGTGGAAGAGAGGAAAATCTATGAAGAACAAGGTCTGGAAAAGTACGTGGAGTATCAACAGGCAAATGAAAACGTCACCCTGAAGCCAGGACCAGCTTTTTCCTTGGTGAAG GCGCTGGAGCAGGTCAACAGCCGACTTCGTGAGCTCTACCCAGATGATGAGGAACTCTTTGATATTGTGCTAATGACAAATAACCATGCCCAAGTAGGCGTGAGACTTATCAACAGCATTAACCATTATG GTCTGTTAATTGAACGGTTCTGCATGACTGGAGGAAAGACTCCTATCGGCTACCTAAAAGCATATCTTACAAATTTGTACCTTTCAGCTGACTCTGAAAAAGTTCAAGAAGCCATAGAAGCAG GAATTGCTGCTGCCACATTGTTTACAGGAAATAAAAATGTTCCTTATGATGATAAACAGCTCCGTGTGGCCTTTGATGGGGATGCTGTTCTGTTTTCAGATGAGTCTGAAATTATTGTGAAAGAGCATGGCCTGGATAGATTTTTTGAGCATGAGCAGATAAATGAAAATAAGCCTCTGGCGCAG GGTCCTTTGAAAGGTTTTCTGGAAGACCTTGGAAGGCTCCAGAAGAAGTTCTATATCAAGAATGAACGGCTGGATGCACCAATTAGGACTTACCTAGTGACAGCCAGAAGTGCTGCCAGTTCTGGAGCCAGAGTGCTGAAGACGCTTCGCAGCTGGGGCGTGCAGATTGATGAAGCCCTCTTCCTAGCAGGGGCACCCAAGGGACCAGTCTTAGCAAAAATCAGACCTCACATTTTCTTTGATGATCAGATGTTCCATATAGAGGGAGCACGGCAGCTGGGCACTATTGCTGCACATGTGCCATATGGCATCGGGCAGAAGTACAACAAATCCAAGCTGAAAGACAGCTCTGCCAAAAATTAA
- the RDH14 gene encoding retinol dehydrogenase 14 — protein MAATAVVLAAALGGGLLLLARRFWAAAAKATQSAAAAAGLMEGKTVIITGANSGLGRATAAELLRQHARVIMACRDRVRAEEAARELRAELGLCSRGGGECRGELLVRELDLASLRSVRSFCQQVLQEESRLDVLINNAGIFQCPYMKTEDGFEMQFGVNHLGHFLLTNLLLGLLKNSAPSRIVVVSSKLYKYGEINFDDLNSELNYNKSFAYSRSKLANILFTRELARRLENTGVTVNVLHPGIVRTNLGRHIHIPLLAKPLFNLVSWAFFKSPLEGAQTSIYLASSPEVEGVSGKYFGDCKEEELLPKAMDDLIGRKLWDISEVMVGLLK, from the exons ATGGCCGCCACGGCGGTCGTGCTGGCCGCAGCTCTGGGCGGAGGGCTCCTTCTCCTCGCCCGGCGCTTCTGGGCGGCGGCAGCGAAGGCGACGCAGAGCGCGGCCGCCGCCGCCGGCCTGATGGAGGGCAAGACGGTGATCATCACCGGGGCCAACAGCGGCCTGGGCCGGGCGACCGCAGCCGAGCTGCTACGGCAACACGCGAGGGTCATAATGGCCTGCCGGGACCGCGTCCGCGCCGAGGAGGCGGCGCGCGAGCTCCGGGCCGAGCTGGGCTTGTGCTCGCGGGGTGGGGGCGAGTGCCGCGGGGAGCTGCTGGTGCGCGAGCTCGACCTGGCCTCGCTCCGCTCCGTGCGCAGCTTCTGCCAGCAGGTGCTGCAG GAAGAGTCCAGGTTGGATGTCCTGATCAACAACGCAGGGATATTCCAGTGTCCATACATGAAGACAGAGGATGGTTTTGAGATGCAATTTGGGGTCAACCATTTAGGTCACTTCTTGCTCACAAACCTCCTCCTGGGACTTCTCAAAAACTCTGCACCCAGCAGGATTGTAGTGGTTTCCTCCAAGCTGTACAAATATGGCGAGATCAACTTTGACGACTTGAACAGCGAGCTGAATTACAACAAAAGCTTTGCCTATAGTCGAAGTAAGCTGGCGAACATACTGTTCACCAGGGAACTAGCCCGTCGCCTAGAAAATACAGGGGTCACTGTCAatgtcctgcatcctggtatTGTCAGAACAAACCTAGGCAGACACATACATATTCCTTTACTTGCCAAGCCCCTCTTCAATTTGGTCTCTTGGGCTTTCTTCAAATCCCCCTTGGAAGGAGCCCAGACTTCCATTTATCTGGCTTCCTCTCCTGAAGTAGAGGGTGTATCTGGGAAATATTTTGGAGATTGCAAGGAGGAAGAACTTCTACCTAAGGCTATGGATGACTTGATTGGAAGGAAGCTGTGGGATATCAGTGAAGTGATGGTGGGGCTATTAAAATAA